One segment of Curtobacterium sp. MR_MD2014 DNA contains the following:
- a CDS encoding glycosyltransferase family 2 protein yields the protein MPDPSAGAPTRRRQWGAERRTRPLDTLHARPSDRKLVSGRVAIILTVAFWLAYVVYTVIRQFLDYGTESFRFTTEAISYLVVVTFLTFSALMHLVARQGAMERFASHVRVPRAELDRHFASGHEAPMTVLVPSYAEEPDVVATTLWSAALQEYPSLRVVLLVDDAPFPTDPATLDKLERTRAVADRIQAQLEVPSRRFQEALFSAEVEADAAPFASTHALRTLVEHHRWADAWLRRNAREHEVADHVDRFFHDQVLVGLADEFRLTAEALEAAIADAVALGQDFSEVTSARALELQRRLAWTFTAELTTFERKRYVNLSDEANKAMNLNAYIGLMGGAYAFDETASGTVLRTVDDADAADLVVPASDYLLTLDADSVLLRDYCLRLVYFLEQPENARVAVTQTPYSSFRGAATRIERLAGATTDIQHILHQGMSRYDATFWVGANAVIRTQALRDIEEVETVGGFEVKRYVQDRTVIEDTESSVDLGMHGWTLVNYPERLSYSATPPDFGSLVVQRRRWANGGLLILPKYVRQVRERRARGERVGLVEMALRVNYMASITWASFGLVFLLAYPYDSRLLSPMVLLAALPYFWLLSSDLRYCGYKRTDVFRIYGFNLILTPVNVAGVLKSIQQALTAKKIPFARTPKVRDRTASPALYVLAPYAIVAFSVFTFVRDYGAQNWGNAVFAAFNALLATYAIVAYIGVWNSVVDVWLWATRWMYYDPSARAARRAARRTARAAARADRRRGRRRGGVRPVPEPVLEDWHAVLYFGHGGGNLPVRHDADVVGAAGARATASAQADATGPRQERSAA from the coding sequence ATGCCCGATCCGTCTGCCGGCGCACCGACGCGCCGTCGCCAGTGGGGTGCCGAGCGCCGGACCCGTCCGCTCGACACCCTGCACGCACGCCCCTCCGACCGGAAGCTCGTCTCCGGTCGCGTGGCGATCATCCTGACCGTCGCCTTCTGGCTGGCGTACGTCGTCTACACCGTGATCCGCCAGTTCCTCGACTACGGCACCGAGAGCTTCCGCTTCACCACCGAGGCGATCTCGTACCTCGTCGTCGTCACCTTCCTGACCTTCTCCGCGCTCATGCACCTGGTGGCCCGCCAGGGTGCGATGGAGCGGTTCGCGAGCCACGTGCGGGTCCCGCGCGCCGAGCTCGACCGACACTTCGCCTCCGGCCACGAGGCGCCGATGACCGTCCTCGTCCCGAGCTACGCCGAGGAGCCGGACGTCGTCGCGACCACGCTCTGGTCGGCAGCGCTCCAGGAGTACCCGTCCCTGCGCGTCGTCCTGCTCGTCGACGACGCGCCGTTCCCGACCGACCCGGCGACGCTCGACAAGCTGGAGCGCACGCGCGCGGTCGCGGACCGCATCCAGGCGCAGCTCGAGGTCCCCTCGCGCCGGTTCCAGGAAGCGCTCTTCTCGGCCGAGGTCGAGGCGGACGCTGCACCGTTCGCCAGCACGCACGCGCTCCGGACCCTCGTCGAGCACCACCGCTGGGCCGACGCGTGGCTCCGCCGGAACGCCCGGGAGCACGAGGTCGCCGACCACGTCGACCGGTTCTTCCACGACCAGGTGCTCGTCGGGCTCGCCGACGAGTTCCGGCTGACCGCCGAGGCCCTCGAAGCGGCCATCGCCGACGCCGTCGCCCTCGGTCAGGACTTCAGCGAGGTGACCTCGGCGCGGGCGCTCGAGCTGCAGCGCCGTCTCGCCTGGACCTTCACGGCGGAACTGACCACGTTCGAGCGGAAGCGGTACGTGAACCTCTCCGACGAGGCCAACAAGGCGATGAACCTCAATGCCTACATCGGCCTGATGGGCGGGGCGTACGCGTTCGACGAGACCGCGTCCGGGACCGTCCTGCGCACCGTGGACGACGCCGACGCGGCCGACCTCGTGGTCCCGGCGTCGGACTACCTCCTGACGCTCGACGCCGACTCCGTCCTGCTCCGCGACTACTGCCTGCGCCTGGTCTACTTCCTCGAGCAGCCGGAGAACGCCCGGGTCGCCGTGACGCAGACCCCGTACTCGTCCTTCCGCGGCGCTGCCACGCGCATCGAGCGGCTCGCGGGGGCCACCACCGACATCCAGCACATCCTCCACCAGGGGATGTCCCGGTACGACGCGACGTTCTGGGTCGGGGCGAACGCCGTCATCCGCACCCAGGCGCTCCGTGACATCGAGGAGGTCGAGACCGTCGGCGGCTTCGAGGTGAAGCGCTACGTCCAGGACCGCACCGTGATCGAGGACACCGAGTCGAGCGTCGACCTCGGCATGCACGGCTGGACGCTCGTCAACTACCCGGAGCGGCTCTCGTACAGTGCCACGCCGCCGGACTTCGGGTCGCTCGTCGTCCAGCGCCGCCGCTGGGCGAACGGCGGCCTCCTCATCCTGCCGAAGTACGTCCGCCAGGTCCGTGAGCGCCGGGCACGAGGCGAGCGGGTCGGTCTCGTCGAGATGGCGCTGCGCGTCAACTACATGGCGTCGATCACCTGGGCGTCGTTCGGGCTCGTCTTCCTGCTCGCGTACCCGTACGACTCGCGGCTGCTCAGCCCGATGGTGCTGCTCGCGGCGCTGCCCTACTTCTGGCTGCTGTCGAGCGACCTGCGGTACTGCGGCTACAAGCGCACGGACGTCTTCCGCATCTACGGCTTCAACCTCATCCTCACGCCGGTGAACGTCGCGGGCGTGCTCAAGAGCATCCAGCAGGCCCTCACGGCGAAGAAGATCCCGTTCGCGCGGACGCCCAAGGTGCGGGACCGCACGGCCTCGCCGGCGCTCTACGTCCTCGCGCCCTACGCGATCGTCGCCTTCTCGGTCTTCACCTTCGTCCGCGACTACGGCGCGCAGAACTGGGGGAACGCGGTCTTCGCCGCCTTCAACGCGCTCCTCGCCACCTACGCGATCGTCGCCTACATCGGCGTGTGGAACTCCGTGGTCGACGTCTGGCTGTGGGCCACGCGCTGGATGTACTACGACCCGTCGGCGCGCGCAGCCCGTCGTGCCGCTCGTCGTACCGCTCGTGCGGCCGCCCGTGCCGACCGTCGGCGCGGACGTCGTCGCGGCGGCGTCCGCCCGGTCCCGGAGCCCGTCCTCGAGGACTGGCACGCGGTCCTGTACTTCGGACACGGCGGCGGCAACCTGCCCGTCCGGCACGACGCCGACGTCGTCGGGGCGGCGGGCGCACGTGCCACCGCGTCCGCCCAGGCCGACGCGACCGGCCCGCGCCAGGAACGGAGCGCAGCCTGA